A genomic region of Tsukamurella pulmonis contains the following coding sequences:
- a CDS encoding resuscitation-promoting factor: MPELDADDNTTTVDQPTSHPRRGAFGATGERTAEFDVTRVFARFGDVAGTQLDTEADLEILELEAEVYGDEAVEEAESLALAAEAEYAAQHQAPAAIVEPAVLDEDDEVEPEAQAETGETKGGVIDGLSARLENTPVRAVTGAMLVALMATGGTAAALYQDFTVTVDGQVREVSTMSRSVKSILGSAGISADAADKVSPALGESVKPGESITVQHARDVAVNVNGKVRTVKTTDLTMGAALASAGLGDAKNFVSVPLDTQVPLDGAAVSVMTPVTATVLDAGGKVTANAAGRTVGEYLAKMGVPLIQQDSVKPSAGTPVTPGMTIKVNRNRTADVTVMEPYTAPPKKVDDPKLTNGKTEIKDPGKPGKQEVQYREHVVDGKVVSREKIGSKVIDAGVAGVTAVGTAPGAPFVPAGSVWDRLVQCEATGNWAINTGNGFYGGVQFTQQTWMAFGGGKYAPRADLATREEQIDIARKTLKGQGWGAWPSCSSKLGLSGNSE, encoded by the coding sequence GTGCCTGAGCTCGACGCAGACGACAACACCACCACGGTGGATCAGCCCACCTCGCACCCGCGCCGCGGGGCCTTCGGCGCCACGGGAGAGCGCACCGCCGAGTTCGACGTGACCCGCGTCTTCGCGCGGTTCGGCGACGTCGCCGGCACGCAGCTCGACACGGAGGCCGATCTCGAGATCCTCGAGCTCGAGGCCGAGGTCTACGGCGACGAGGCCGTCGAGGAGGCCGAGAGCCTGGCCCTGGCGGCCGAGGCCGAGTACGCCGCGCAGCACCAGGCCCCCGCCGCGATCGTCGAGCCCGCCGTCCTCGACGAGGACGACGAGGTCGAGCCCGAGGCGCAGGCCGAGACCGGCGAGACCAAGGGCGGCGTCATCGACGGCCTGTCCGCGCGCTTGGAGAACACCCCCGTCCGCGCCGTCACCGGCGCGATGCTGGTGGCCCTGATGGCCACCGGTGGCACCGCCGCCGCGCTGTACCAGGACTTCACCGTCACCGTCGACGGGCAGGTCCGCGAGGTCTCGACGATGAGCCGCTCGGTGAAGTCGATCCTCGGTTCGGCGGGGATCTCCGCCGACGCCGCCGACAAGGTGAGCCCCGCCCTGGGCGAGTCGGTCAAGCCGGGCGAGTCGATCACGGTGCAGCACGCGCGCGACGTGGCCGTCAACGTCAACGGCAAGGTCCGCACCGTCAAGACCACCGACCTGACGATGGGCGCCGCCCTCGCCTCGGCCGGCCTCGGCGATGCGAAGAACTTCGTCTCCGTCCCGCTCGACACCCAGGTCCCGCTCGACGGTGCCGCCGTCTCCGTGATGACCCCGGTCACCGCCACCGTCCTCGACGCCGGCGGCAAGGTCACGGCCAACGCCGCCGGTCGCACCGTCGGTGAGTACCTGGCGAAGATGGGCGTGCCGCTCATCCAGCAGGACTCGGTCAAGCCGAGCGCGGGCACCCCCGTCACCCCCGGGATGACGATCAAGGTCAACCGGAACCGGACGGCGGACGTCACGGTCATGGAGCCGTACACGGCGCCGCCGAAGAAGGTCGACGATCCGAAGCTGACCAACGGCAAGACCGAGATCAAGGATCCGGGCAAGCCGGGTAAGCAGGAGGTCCAGTACCGCGAGCACGTGGTGGACGGCAAGGTCGTCTCCCGCGAGAAGATCGGCTCGAAGGTGATCGACGCGGGCGTCGCCGGCGTCACCGCCGTCGGCACCGCGCCCGGCGCGCCGTTCGTGCCGGCCGGGTCCGTCTGGGACCGCCTGGTGCAGTGCGAGGCCACCGGCAACTGGGCCATCAACACCGGTAACGGCTTCTACGGCGGCGTGCAGTTCACGCAGCAGACCTGGATGGCGTTCGGCGGCGGCAAGTACGCCCCGCGCGCCGATCTGGCCACCCGCGAGGAGCAGATCGACATCGCCCGCAAGACCCTCAAGGGGCAGGGCTGGGGAGCGTGGCCGTCCTGCTCCTCGAAGCTGGGCCTCTCCGGCAACTCGGAGTAA
- the rsmA gene encoding 16S rRNA (adenine(1518)-N(6)/adenine(1519)-N(6))-dimethyltransferase RsmA — protein sequence MTGAEFKNQARLLGPAEIRALAGQLSVRPTKTLGQNFVHDPNTVRKIVAAADVRPDDVALEVGPGLGSLTLALLDAAASVTAVEIDPVLAQQLPMTVAERAPELAGNLTVIGEDALKVSGEQLRTPSPTVLVANLPYNVSVPVLLHLLAEVPTLRTVLVMVQLEVADRLAAAPGSRVYGVPSVKAAYYGRVRKAGTVGRAVFWPEPNVESGLVRIDLHGPGERPDVDRARLWAAVDAAFAQRRKTLRAALAGWAGSPAAAEELLVAAGIDPRERGEKLSVEQFAALASVRPAAAAP from the coding sequence GTGACCGGCGCCGAATTCAAGAATCAGGCACGACTGCTCGGCCCCGCGGAGATCCGCGCGCTGGCCGGGCAGTTGTCCGTTCGTCCCACGAAGACGCTGGGACAGAACTTCGTGCACGATCCGAACACGGTCCGCAAGATCGTCGCCGCCGCGGACGTGCGGCCCGACGACGTTGCGCTCGAGGTCGGCCCGGGGCTGGGCTCGCTCACCCTCGCGCTGCTCGACGCAGCCGCGTCCGTCACCGCTGTCGAGATCGATCCCGTGCTCGCACAACAGCTTCCGATGACGGTGGCAGAGCGGGCGCCCGAGCTGGCGGGGAACCTCACCGTGATCGGCGAGGACGCGCTCAAGGTCTCGGGGGAGCAGCTCCGCACCCCGTCGCCGACGGTGCTCGTCGCGAACCTGCCCTACAACGTCTCGGTGCCGGTGCTGCTGCACCTGCTCGCCGAGGTCCCCACCCTGCGCACGGTCCTGGTCATGGTGCAGCTCGAGGTGGCGGACCGGCTCGCCGCCGCCCCCGGCTCGCGCGTGTACGGCGTCCCGTCGGTCAAGGCGGCCTATTACGGGCGTGTGCGCAAGGCCGGCACCGTCGGGCGCGCCGTCTTCTGGCCCGAGCCCAACGTCGAATCCGGGCTGGTCCGGATCGACCTGCACGGACCGGGCGAGCGTCCCGACGTGGACCGCGCCCGGCTGTGGGCGGCGGTCGACGCGGCCTTCGCGCAGCGCCGCAAGACCCTGCGCGCCGCCCTGGCGGGCTGGGCGGGATCGCCCGCAGCCGCGGAGGAACTGCTGGTCGCCGCCGGTATCGACCCTCGGGAGCGGGGCGAGAAGCTCTCCGTCGAGCAGTTCGCCGCGCTCGCTTCCGTCCGGCCCGCCGCCGCGGCCCCGTAG
- a CDS encoding 4-(cytidine 5'-diphospho)-2-C-methyl-D-erythritol kinase: MLSVVPTPLTVRAPAKVNLHLGVGDVRPDGFHELVTVFQALSLHDDVTLTPADELSLHVTGDGVRDVPTDPTNLAARAVVALAERYGRDPNMRIDIVKGIPVAGGMAGGSADAAAALLGAATLWGLDIGRDELDEVAATLGSDVPFSLHGHTALGTGRGERLIPALARGEFHWTLALAREGLSTPAVYRELDRLREAGDPPRAGSPDELLSAVASGDPHRLAPLLANDLQAAALSLQPGLRRTLRAGMEAGALAGIVSGSGPTCAFLCAGADDAVDVGTELAGAGVCRTVRVASGPVPGATVVP, encoded by the coding sequence GTGCTTTCCGTGGTACCGACACCCCTGACCGTGCGGGCGCCCGCCAAGGTGAACCTCCACCTCGGGGTGGGCGACGTGCGGCCCGACGGCTTCCACGAGCTGGTCACCGTCTTCCAGGCGCTGTCGCTGCACGACGACGTGACCCTCACCCCGGCCGACGAGCTGAGCCTGCACGTGACCGGCGACGGCGTGCGCGACGTGCCGACGGACCCCACCAACCTCGCCGCACGCGCCGTCGTCGCCCTCGCCGAGCGGTACGGGCGCGACCCGAACATGCGCATCGACATCGTCAAGGGCATCCCCGTCGCGGGCGGCATGGCGGGCGGCTCCGCGGACGCCGCCGCGGCGCTGCTCGGCGCCGCCACCCTGTGGGGCCTCGACATCGGCCGCGACGAGCTCGACGAGGTGGCCGCGACGCTCGGCTCCGACGTCCCCTTCTCGCTGCACGGGCACACCGCGCTCGGCACCGGCCGCGGCGAGCGGCTGATCCCCGCCCTGGCGCGTGGCGAGTTCCACTGGACCCTGGCCCTCGCGCGCGAGGGCCTGAGTACCCCCGCGGTGTACCGGGAGCTGGATCGGCTGCGCGAGGCCGGCGATCCGCCGCGCGCCGGCAGCCCCGACGAACTCCTCTCCGCAGTAGCCTCGGGCGATCCGCACCGCCTGGCGCCCCTGCTGGCGAACGACCTGCAGGCCGCCGCCCTCTCGCTGCAGCCCGGACTGCGCCGCACACTGCGCGCCGGCATGGAGGCGGGCGCGCTCGCGGGCATCGTCTCCGGCAGCGGTCCCACCTGCGCCTTCCTCTGCGCGGGCGCCGACGACGCCGTCGACGTCGGTACCGAGCTCGCCGGCGCGGGCGTCTGCCGGACGGTGCGCGTCGCCTCCGGTCCGGTGCCCGGCGCCACCGTCGTGCCGTAG